One genomic segment of Ferrimonas sp. YFM includes these proteins:
- a CDS encoding CsgG/HfaB family protein — MKRILILAGMLMLSGCAAIGKPELFVEPARIDPVSEAMLQLQQDPAPEYPIPVAVYAFRDQTGQYKPQANVSSFSTAVTQGATSMLVQTLLDSAWFDPVEREGLQNLLTERKIIRQRLGEQADAMGTLADARLLFEGGITAYDTDIETGGIGMEYYGIGASELYRKDQVTLYLRAVDVMTGKVLISVSSTKQIFSQELRAGFFRYVSLNRLAEAEGGYSTNEPVQLCVRQAMEAAVIAIIEKGITKGYWSAG; from the coding sequence ATGAAACGTATCCTGATTCTGGCCGGCATGCTGATGCTCAGCGGCTGTGCGGCCATCGGTAAGCCTGAGCTTTTCGTCGAACCTGCCCGCATCGATCCGGTGAGCGAAGCGATGCTCCAGCTTCAGCAGGATCCTGCGCCGGAGTACCCGATTCCGGTGGCGGTGTACGCGTTCCGGGACCAGACCGGCCAGTACAAGCCTCAGGCCAACGTCAGTTCCTTCTCCACGGCGGTCACCCAGGGTGCCACCTCCATGTTGGTTCAGACTCTGCTCGACAGCGCCTGGTTTGACCCCGTGGAGCGGGAGGGGCTGCAGAACTTGCTGACTGAGCGCAAGATCATTCGTCAGCGCCTGGGAGAGCAGGCCGATGCCATGGGCACCCTGGCCGACGCCAGACTGCTGTTTGAAGGGGGCATCACCGCCTACGATACCGACATCGAGACCGGCGGCATCGGTATGGAGTACTACGGCATTGGCGCCTCTGAGCTTTACCGAAAAGACCAGGTTACCCTTTATCTTCGCGCCGTAGACGTGATGACAGGTAAGGTGCTGATCTCCGTCTCCTCCACCAAGCAGATCTTCTCCCAGGAGCTGCGGGCGGGTTTCTTCCGTTATGTCAGCCTGAACCGACTGGCGGAAGCGGAAGGCGGATACAGCACCAATGAGCCGGTGCAGTTGTGTGTGCGCCAGGCAATGGAGGCGGCGGTGATCGCCATCATAGAGAAGGGCATAACAAAAGGTTATTGGA